A single Mangrovimonas sp. YM274 DNA region contains:
- a CDS encoding DUF262 domain-containing protein encodes MAKYSVHQQPVETLLSWIKSGDIAIPEIQRPFVWKSAKVRDLIDSLYQGYPVGYIITWRNPDVKLKNGELSAGKKVLIDGQQRITALTAAIVGQRVLNKNYKEVNIRIAFNPLNEKFEVLNKAIEKSSDWIDNINPIINDEVSITKAIRTYLKANPEADEDIVEERIENLKRIKNKQVGIIELDHSLDIDTVTEIFIRINQKGVVLSNADFVMSKIAADEINGGNKMRKLVDYFCRLIVDKGFNKHILDNDNGFANHEYYKAMKWMATGKDDLYVPDYIDVLRVSYTYKFSRGKFSDLVALLSGRNFETRSYQADIAERSYLMLSEGLMDFINQTNYQRFIMLVESTGLIHNKLISSKNSLNFSYALYLKLRKDGMPESEVQHYVKRWLIMSLLIGRYSGSSESMIDEDIKQINEKGIQAYLEQMERTHLGEGFWDFGLVSDLETSSVNNNAYNVYLAAQCNANATAFLSKSMKISSLIEQRGDIHHIFPKKYLSDNKFIQRQYNQVANFVYTEQSTNIKVGKMPPKEYLSKVINQIESEEFDISTINNSDILEENLVVNDIPSSILNSEYADYDEFLKTRRELMAKKIKGFYETL; translated from the coding sequence ATGGCAAAATATTCTGTACACCAACAACCCGTCGAAACCTTATTAAGCTGGATAAAATCAGGTGATATTGCGATACCAGAAATACAGCGTCCTTTTGTTTGGAAATCGGCAAAAGTTAGAGATTTAATCGATTCTTTATATCAAGGTTATCCTGTGGGGTATATTATTACATGGCGTAATCCTGATGTAAAATTAAAGAATGGTGAATTATCAGCTGGTAAAAAGGTGCTTATCGATGGACAGCAACGTATTACGGCACTAACAGCCGCAATAGTTGGGCAAAGGGTATTAAATAAAAACTACAAAGAAGTAAATATTAGAATAGCTTTTAACCCATTAAATGAAAAGTTTGAGGTCTTAAATAAAGCTATAGAAAAAAGTAGCGATTGGATTGATAATATTAACCCTATTATTAATGATGAAGTATCTATTACTAAGGCGATAAGAACATATCTAAAGGCTAATCCAGAAGCGGATGAAGATATCGTAGAAGAGCGTATAGAAAATCTGAAACGGATTAAAAATAAGCAGGTAGGTATTATAGAGTTAGACCATTCTTTAGATATTGATACGGTTACAGAAATATTTATTCGTATCAACCAAAAGGGAGTGGTGTTAAGTAATGCAGACTTTGTTATGTCTAAAATTGCAGCCGATGAGATTAATGGCGGTAACAAGATGCGTAAGCTGGTTGATTACTTTTGTAGGCTGATTGTTGATAAAGGGTTTAATAAGCATATTTTAGATAACGATAATGGTTTTGCTAATCACGAGTATTACAAGGCCATGAAATGGATGGCAACGGGTAAAGACGATTTGTATGTCCCAGACTATATAGATGTATTACGTGTGTCATACACCTATAAATTTAGCAGGGGTAAGTTTAGCGATTTGGTTGCTTTATTATCGGGTAGAAATTTCGAAACAAGAAGTTATCAAGCTGATATTGCAGAAAGAAGTTACCTAATGTTGTCTGAAGGACTAATGGATTTTATTAACCAAACGAATTATCAGCGTTTTATAATGTTGGTGGAGTCAACAGGGCTTATACATAATAAACTTATTTCTTCTAAAAACAGTCTTAATTTTTCGTATGCACTATATTTAAAATTGAGAAAAGATGGTATGCCAGAATCGGAAGTACAACATTATGTGAAACGTTGGTTGATTATGTCTTTGCTAATTGGTCGTTATTCTGGTTCTTCCGAGTCTATGATTGATGAAGATATTAAGCAAATCAATGAAAAAGGCATACAGGCCTATCTTGAGCAAATGGAACGCACGCACTTAGGAGAAGGTTTTTGGGATTTCGGTTTAGTTTCAGACTTAGAAACTTCAAGTGTTAATAACAATGCTTACAATGTTTATTTGGCGGCTCAATGTAATGCGAATGCAACAGCCTTTCTGTCAAAAAGCATGAAGATAAGTAGTTTGATAGAACAGCGTGGAGATATACATCATATTTTTCCAAAGAAATACTTAAGTGACAATAAGTTTATTCAACGTCAGTACAATCAGGTGGCTAATTTTGTTTATACCGAGCAATCTACCAATATTAAAGTCGGTAAAATGCCACCGAAGGAATATCTTTCAAAGGTTATAAACCAAATTGAAAGCGAAGAGTTTGATATAAGTACCATTAATAACAGTGATATTTTAGAAGAAAATCTTGTCGTTAATGATATTCCTTCTTCGATATTAAATTCAGAATACGCCGATTATGATGAATTTTTAAAGACACGACGAGAATTGATGGCAAAAAAAATAAAAGGGTTTTACGAAACATTATAA
- a CDS encoding ATP-dependent endonuclease, with the protein MKLKRFEISGFRRVLDAEYLFGDATFLIGENNVGKSAVLKALELFHSGETRLSILDFFYDEESGYRSEKVVFTAEYVGLPEEAETWRGFKGRILKREIEGGEIERYILFKKEYTQDGKSLHSLKEYKRALKVEFEACKKAQDFIDSGLSLDELTAVFGDEIDLNKNITVKAHEGDLEELTSIWDYDYDSSEWFHRPGGIVGNIISKLPRFLFIPAEDRKDEIDGKSGALQKVMKSLFDDVRDTSENFAKAQEYLNKLAEELDPTDETKDFGKMLEEINLIVGNVFPETGLHVKTELDDADKILKPHFNIEMSSNIKTSPDRQGTGSIRSAAFALLRFRSTYLERKDRTDRNLIIGFEEPEIYLHPNAANSMRNEIYNLAVASTSQIICTTHSPYMIDLGKDLDKDKYPKQVLNLLKISLNEKFGLFASNSNPFNTTQAYNDLIAEEQDQIKFILKIDDYIARVFFVKHLIIVEGDTEDVVFRETIRRLPLPVKKVVDADYQIIKARGKATIISLVKYLKALGFQPFVINDEDQVAGATKFNKPISDALGSEEDRLMLKYCMEDVLGYEPPSGNKPYQAYSFIKDNWDIEEGWDGVGKDWKEIIENNVLKEIFESYVDIKTESEA; encoded by the coding sequence TGGCTATCGTTCTGAAAAGGTTGTTTTTACAGCGGAATACGTAGGTTTGCCAGAGGAAGCTGAAACATGGAGAGGGTTTAAAGGAAGGATTTTAAAAAGAGAAATTGAAGGCGGGGAAATTGAGCGATATATTTTATTTAAAAAGGAATATACACAAGATGGTAAAAGTCTTCATAGTTTAAAGGAATATAAAAGAGCTTTAAAAGTAGAATTTGAAGCTTGCAAAAAAGCTCAAGATTTTATTGACTCAGGGCTATCTTTAGATGAGTTAACCGCTGTTTTTGGAGATGAGATTGATTTAAATAAAAACATAACAGTTAAAGCACATGAAGGGGATTTAGAAGAGCTTACCTCAATTTGGGATTATGATTATGATAGTTCTGAATGGTTTCATAGACCAGGAGGAATTGTTGGTAATATCATATCTAAACTTCCTAGATTTTTGTTTATACCAGCAGAAGATAGAAAGGATGAAATTGATGGTAAGTCAGGGGCATTACAAAAGGTTATGAAAAGCCTTTTTGATGATGTACGTGATACTTCTGAGAATTTTGCGAAGGCACAAGAATATTTAAATAAACTTGCCGAAGAATTAGATCCGACGGATGAGACCAAAGATTTTGGTAAAATGTTAGAGGAAATAAATTTGATAGTTGGTAACGTTTTTCCAGAAACAGGGTTGCATGTAAAGACTGAATTGGATGATGCTGATAAAATATTGAAACCTCATTTTAATATAGAAATGTCAAGTAATATAAAGACATCGCCAGATAGGCAAGGTACAGGTTCAATTCGTTCAGCAGCATTTGCTTTATTAAGATTTAGGTCGACTTATCTAGAAAGAAAGGATAGAACAGACAGGAATTTGATTATAGGGTTCGAAGAGCCCGAGATTTATCTCCATCCGAATGCTGCAAATAGCATGAGAAATGAAATATACAATTTAGCCGTAGCATCAACGTCTCAGATTATTTGTACAACGCATTCCCCGTATATGATTGATTTGGGGAAAGATTTAGATAAGGATAAATACCCAAAACAGGTGCTTAATCTTCTGAAAATATCTTTAAACGAAAAATTTGGATTATTTGCTTCAAATTCTAATCCTTTCAATACAACACAAGCTTATAATGATTTAATAGCAGAAGAACAAGACCAAATAAAGTTTATATTAAAAATAGATGATTACATCGCGAGGGTCTTTTTTGTTAAACATTTGATAATCGTTGAGGGTGATACTGAAGATGTAGTTTTTAGGGAGACTATTAGAAGATTACCTTTACCTGTTAAGAAAGTTGTAGATGCAGATTATCAAATAATAAAAGCACGAGGTAAAGCAACCATAATATCTTTAGTGAAATATCTTAAAGCTTTAGGATTCCAGCCATTTGTTATTAACGATGAAGATCAAGTTGCTGGAGCAACAAAGTTTAATAAACCCATTTCCGATGCATTAGGTTCAGAAGAAGACCGATTAATGTTGAAATATTGTATGGAAGATGTGTTAGGGTATGAACCTCCATCTGGGAATAAGCCTTACCAAGCATATTCTTTTATTAAGGATAATTGGGATATTGAAGAAGGCTGGGACGGTGTTGGAAAAGACTGGAAGGAAATTATAGAAAATAATGTATTAAAAGAAATATTCGAGAGTTATGTCGACATTAAAACTGAATCAGAAGCTTAA